From Haliotis asinina isolate JCU_RB_2024 chromosome 8, JCU_Hal_asi_v2, whole genome shotgun sequence, a single genomic window includes:
- the LOC137295264 gene encoding galactosylgalactosylxylosylprotein 3-beta-glucuronosyltransferase 1-like, giving the protein MQHMKFNKTQKSGNFRFVLLIPAVLLSFCFIIFAEMWYSKAKSRTRLQTVEVLLKQKQETLLASYRRNKEQLRKKDNVIKDLSIKFKLAATRIQNLSLQLETRRNRLNNLPMIYAIMPTHTRVQQKAELTRLSQTFLHLFKFHWIVVEDSTKKTRLVGNLLRNSGVSFTHLCVSTPSDAQLNVGGLVRTSAKGVEQRNKGISWLRNNVDPATQDGVVYFADDDNTYHLRIFEEMRRTRKISVWPVGLVGDQRYTAPIVKNGKVTRWRVSYDPIRKFAIDMAGFAMNLRLFFEIPDLQFSHYTRPGSQESYIISKTNITLNELEPLADNCTKVLVWHTRTISPDLTKEDAMKAKFGPDFIDEV; this is encoded by the exons ATGCAACACATGAAGTTCAACAAGACCCAGAAAAGCGGAAACTTTCGTTTCGTCCTCTTGATTCCTGCTGTACTGCTGTCTTTTTGTTTTATCATATTTGCAG AGATGTGGTATTCAAAGGCAAAATCAAGAACCCGATTACAGACCGTGGAAGTGttgttaaaacaaaaacaagaaacactCCTGGCAAGCTACAGAAGAAACAAGGAGCAACTGAGAAAAAAGGACAATGTCATAAAAGATCTTTCAATCAAATTTAAACTTGCAGCGACGAGAATTCAAAATCTTTCGCTGCAGCTTGAAACTCGGAGAAACCGTTTGAATAATCTCCCTATGATATACGCCATAATGCCAACCCATACACGGGTACAGCAGAAGGCTGAACTTACAAGATTATCTCAAACCTTTCTACACCTATTCAAATTTCATTGGATTGTTGTTGAAGATTCTACGAAGAAGACTCGATTAGTTGGTAACCTGTTGAGAAACTCTGGTGTGTCGTTCACACATCTGTGTGTTTCGACACCTTCAGATGCCCAGTTAAATGTCGGTGGTCTCGTAAGAACATCTGCAAAGGGTGTGGAACAACGAAACAAAGGAATATCTTGGCTGCGAAACAACGTGGATCCAGCGACTCAAGATGGAGTTGTGTATTTTGCAGATGATGATAACACATACCATCTGAGAATATTTGAGGAG ATGCGCCGAACCCGGAAGATTTCTGTCTGGCCGGTTGGACTCGTTGGAGATCAAAGATATACAGCGCCTATTGTGAAGAATGGAAAG GTGACCCGTTGGCGTGTAAGCTATGACCCTATTCGAAAATTTGCAATAGACATGGCAGGATTTGCCATGAATCTTCGTCTTTTCTTTGAAATTCCGGATCTTCAATTTTCCCACTACACACGGCCGGGATCTCAAGAATCCTATATCATCTCTAAGACCAATATTACCTTGAATGAACTAGAACCGCTGGCTGACAACTGCACAAAG